The following nucleotide sequence is from Candidatus Binataceae bacterium.
GATGCGCGCTCGGCGGCTGCGAGTACGCCACGCAAAAAGTCCAAGGCGCTCAGCCCCGGCGACTCGGGCAGATCCAGCCGCTGGCGCATCGCATGAGCGACTTCACTGAGCAGCGCCTCGCGCGCCGTCGAGGGTGTTTGATACGCGCGGCGCAGGACGCGCCTCATCAGCTGGACCTCGCGCGGACCGAGCCGCGCGATCTGTTCGCGCGTCAGCACTATCGGCGTGGCGTCAACGAGCTGCGGCATGTCGCCGGCGGCTTCCGGGCGATCGAGCCTCACGACGATCGTGCCGGCGACATGATCGCCGAGACGCTGCGCGCTGGGCGAAAAAAGTATCGACAAGAGTCCGATCAGGTACTCGGCGGGGAGCATGTCGACGAGGCGCATCACGTTGCGCACCACCGAGCTGCGAATGTCGATCGGTGCGCCGTTCTCCTTCACGACGCGGAGCTGCACGAAATACTTGCCGGGCGACCGCCCCCCACTGACCATCTCCCAGAAAATGAAGTAGCCCATTTCGACGAGAAACTGCGCCAATAGAAAAAACGCCATCAGCAATCCCGGGATCTGCACCGGCTGCGGTGACGATCGCTTCGCCGCGGCCAGCTTGCGTGCGGCGTCGAGGATTTCGGCTCGTATCCAATGCTCGAGCCTCGCGCCCAACGGGATGCTCTCGAACACGAATACCAGCAGAAGAATGAGAATTATCCCGACGAGCACGAAGTCGATCGCATAGGCGAGCATCCGCGGCGCAGGGCCTGAAACCGGCAGGTCGAGCCGAACCGCCTCGGGCGACAGGAAGCTATGGAGGGGACCGGATTCGTCGTTCGGTGTATGATTCATGGGCGCTCACATGCAGATAACACGAACCCGACAGGCGCGTGAACAACTCGAGGCGCTGCTCGACCGCGTCGAGCGCATCGTCGGTACCCTGTCTTTTGACGACAGCCGCGAGCTCGCCCGCCTCTACCGCATTTCGAGCGCGCAACTGGCCGCGATGCGCATGCATGCGGCCGATCCCGACGCGATCCGCTATCTCAACGCCCTCTGCGTCCGCGCGTACACGCGCCTGCAGGTTGCGCCCCCACACGAACGGAGGCTACAGGATTTCTTTTTCGCCGGGATGCCGAAAGTGCTGGCCGCGACGGCCTGGCTACAAGGGATCGTCGCGGTCGTGATGCTGACCGGGGTGATCGCCGGCGCCGCAATCGTAGCTGAGAATCCTGCCGTCGCTTCGTATTGCGTGCCGGCCTCGTTCTATCCGGCAGGACGCCTCGCGACCTTGATCGACTCGCCCAAGGCGCGCGCCGATTTTCTCGAACGCAAGCCGATGGCGCTTGGTTTCAAGTCGTTCTTTTCGGCGGCGCTCTTCGTGCACAACGTGAGCGTCGGCCTGCTCGCGTTCGCAAGCGGCATGCTGGCTGGAATTCCGACGTTGATATTTGTTTTTTACAATGGGCTATCGCTCGGCGCGTTCGCGTGGATTTTCTCGCGCGATTCGCTGCGGCTCGTGTTCTGGGCGTGGCTCCTGCCGCATGCGATTCCGGAGCTGCTGGGCGTGACACTTTGTGCTACCGCAGGTCTGCTCCTCGGGCGGGCGATCGTCGCGCCTGGACGCGAATCAACTTCTCGCGCACTCAAATCCGCGGCACAACCTGCGCTCGAGATGGTCGCGGCGTCGGTGCCGCTGCTGATTGCCGCCGCAATAATCGAAAGTTTTTTGCGGCAGTCGATGCTGTCGACCGCGGCCCGCTTTGGAGCTGCCGCGATCGCGCTCGGCGCGATCGGAAGCTACGTGCGCTACGTCTGGAAGCTGAGCCGGATGCCACCGCCGCCCGATCTTCGATGGCTGGTCAGATCAACGCCGCCTCGCGAACCGCGAGATAGCGATTCAGCACCGGCGCGGTCACCTGCGCGGGATCGAGATCCAGCACCTGGGCGCCGCAGCGCCGGACCCGCGCCAGCACCGCCTCACGCTCCGTGAGCAGATCCTGCAGCACGAGCCGGCGATAGATGCCCTCGTCGGTTATCGCATCGACACGCTGGTCGGCCTCGCCGAGAATAGGATCGCGCATCGCCACCAGCATCACCAGATGCCGCCGCGAGAGCGCCGCTAGGTAATTCTCGAGCTCGCCTGAAGCTGCGCCCTCGACGAAGTCCGTCATCATGACAATGAGTGAACGCTTTTTCTGATTGCGCGCCAGCGTTTCGACCAGCACGCGGTAGTCCGCTTCAAATGGCGCGGGCCTGAGCGGCGAAGTCGCCTCGACCAGAGCACCGGCGCCGGCGCGGCCCGAGAGCGGGCGAACGAGGAGCCGCAACTGCCGATCGAACGCGACGAGGCCAACCCGATCGCCGAGAGCGAGCGACGCCCTCGCCAGGGCAGCGGCACAGTTGATCGCATGGTCGAGCTTCGTAACACCCGCGACCCGCGCGCCCATCAAGCGGCTCGTGTCGAGTACGACGAGCACGGTGTGCCGCCGCTCGGTCTGATAATGGCGCACCTGGAGCCGCGAGTTGCGCGCGCTCGCGCGCCAATCGATATTGCGCGGGTCGTCGCCGCTCACGTATTCGCGCAGCGACTCGAACTCCCGCCCTTCGCCTTTGCGCGGACGCGGCTTAACGCCGAGTTGATCTTGAAGCGATCGATGGTCGAGGACTCCCCGCCGCTCGGGCATCGACGCCGCAGGAAGGACCACTGCGGACTGGCCCGGCATCGTCTTGCTCCGCATGCGCAACAGTCCCAGCGGCGATTGCCAGAGCATCAGGGTCGGACCCAGGGGAAAAGTCCCGCGGCGTACCGGAACAACTTCGCGCAATATATCGAGTCGCTGTCCGCGAGCGAGGAGGCCCGAAACAACCTGGAGATCGCCGCCCAATGCCGATGGAAGCTCGTCGAGAATTTCGATACTGGTATCGCCGCCAGTCGAACGCTCGACGCGATAGCTGATTGTCGCGGCCCTGCCCTTCACGAATCGCGACGGCATCGTGCGCTCGAGCCGCGGCGCGGTTTCGCCGATGCACGCGATCCAGTCGATGATCGCAAGGGCAGCGATGATCGCACCAGCGCCGAAGACGAGCGTCGTCAAGAATGGAATCGCGATTGCGATAATCGCGCCCAGCGCACATATCGCCGCGAGGCGCACCAGCCGCGGCGATGGCCACGTGAATCTCATCAATGAGGCACGGCCACGCTGCGCGCCACTTCGTCGATCGCGTCGCTCGGCGTCATGCCTTCGACCTCGGCGCCCGGCTCGAGTATCACGCGATGGCATAGCGTCGGCCGGATGACGGCCTGCACATCCTCGGGCAGGACGAACTCGCGCCCTTCGAGCGCGGCGACGGCTTTCGCCGCCCGCACCATCCAGACCGCGGCGCGCGGCGAGGCGCCGACCGCGATCGACGGATGCTGGCGCGTCGCTCGCACGAGCGAGACCGCGTAGCCAAGGATCTCATCGCGCAGAGTTGTTGCATCCACGATTTTGCGCGCACGCGCGAGATCGTCGGCGGCGATTATCGGCGCCGATCCTTCTGTCAACGTGGGCTGCGCATGATGAAGCGCCACGAGACGCAGCTCGTCGCTCTCAGCCGGATATCCGATATTTATCTTGAACAGAAAGCGATCGATCTCGGCTTCCGGCAACGGATAGGTCCCCTCCTGCTCGACGGGATTTTGCGTCGCGAGCACGGTGAACCATTCTCCAAGCGGGTACGTGGCGCCATCCACCGTGACGCACCGCTCCTGCATCGCTTCGAGCATGGCGGCCTGCGTCTTAGCCGGCGCACGGTTGATCTCGTCGACGAGGAGCAGGTCGGCGAACACGGGACCCGGCCGAAAGCGGAATTCGCCGGAGTTCGCGTAAAAAACCGAGGTGCCGATCATGTCGCTCGGCATCAGGTCGGGCGTACATTGGATTCGCCCGAAGCGGATGCCGAGTGTCGATGCGAGCGTGCGCACCAGCAGAGTCTTGGCGACCCCCGGGACGCCTTCGTAGAGGCTGTGCCCCGAACACAACAAGGTTACAAATGATAAGCGGACGGCTTCATCCTGGCCGATTACCGCGGCGCCGACGGCGGCGCGCAACGATGCGAACACTTCGGCCACCCAGGCGGTATCGCGGCTAAGCTTGTCGTTGCTCATGCGTCGGGCCTGAACAGGATTCCAGCGCGCGCACGGCGCGTACGAAAGATGCCTCGGTGGACGGCAACTCCGTACTCGTCAGCCAATGGCGCGCATCATCGGGCAAAGTTTTATCACGAAGGATGCGCTTAATCGCCGCCGGCTCCGAAACCTCCAGACCCCGCGAGAGACGCTGACGCGCGCGACGTAGAAAGTTCGACCGATACGCACGATAAGCAGCGCGCGGATCGCGCGCCCGGCGATAGAGCTCGGCGAGCGAGTCAACGAACGTGTCGAGCGAGGGTGCTACGCTATCATCGTCGGCCAGTGTGCGCGGCGGTATCGAGCGCTGCTCGAGAATCCAGAGAATCGCAGTCATCAGGATGAAGACGATCGCGGCGGCGAGGCGGGGATGTAACAGCAACGCCGCCGGCGAGCTCGGCTCGGCGAGGCCGTGAGCATGCTCGTCGAAGACGGGCGGGCCAAAGTGCCGCGCAAGATCGACCAGCAGCAGGCTGGCATCGCTATCAGCAATATTCGAATTGAGCAAAAACCCGCCGTCGGCGATCGCGATCAATCGGCCCGCGCCGACTTTAACTTCAATAGCAAAAGGTTCGCCATCCGCGGTCAGCAGCACACTATTTCCCTGCCCCGCGTGCTTGAAGTGAAGCAGGCCGCCGGTCGCGAGAACGCGCGAACGAGGCAGCATCGCGCCCGCGACGATCGTCGTCCTGCTGCCGACAGCCAGCTTCTCGTCCAGATTCAGCCGCTTCCAGTCGCTGGCGCCGTCACCCGTAACGACGGCAACGCCGCCAGCCTCGAACCAGCTCGTCAGATCATCGACGTCGGCCTGGAATCCGGGCGCGGATTCACTCAGAAAGTCGGGCGCTATAAACCACAACGTCTTCGTTGGCGGCACCTGCTGCGTGAGCTGATACGAGCGCGCGACGGTAAAATCGAGTTCCTGCAACAGCTCGAAGGCGCCCTTGTATCCGCTCGGGCCCGTACCGAGGCTCGTGCTCGATCGTTCGATAAAGGTGTTGCGCTGCAGCCAGAGATTCAGCGCGAGCAGCATCAGGGCGAGAAGCGCAGCCGAGAAAAGAAAGGACTTCGGCAGACGGATCATTTCGTAATCGCTTGCGCGAGCTCGTCGAACGCCGCCCGCCATTCAGTATAGATTTCAGACTTACTGTCACGATCGCCAAACCAGTGCCGTTCGGTGCGCTCGATCAGTTCGATGACGCGCTGCGCGAGCCGCTTTTCGAGGTTGGATCCCTGCAGTGCCCGCCGTATCCATAGATTCGATCGATCGGGCTGAAGCTCGATCACGAAGCGCTCCGCCAAGGTGCGGAAACTCGCGATCATCAACAGGTGCGCCGCTTCGAGATAGCTGCCCGCTGCGGCCATCCGTTCCGCATCGGCAATCGGATTGGCGCTATCCTCTTTAAACGGCGGCGTCGGTGCGGGGATGGGTGCGCGCAGCGCGATCGAAATCGTCCACGCGATATGTGCCACGAGCAGCGCGAATATCAGGAAGCTCGCGATCAGGACCAGCCAGTACAGACCCGGCGCGCTGTCATGCAGCCCGAGCAGCTGGTTGAGCCACTCGATTATGTGTTGCAGGAGCGAAGCGAACCACTTGTCCGAGGCACTGGGCCGCGCCGAGGCAAATTCAGGCCGGGAAAGAATTTGCGCAGCAAGATCGCGGACCGCGCCGTCGGAGACATCAGCCAACGGTAGGAACTCCGGGAGTGGACGGGCCGAACTGCGTGCTCTCAGCCCGAACCTGCTCGGCGAGCCGCTTCAGATCGAAATCCTCAACGCGGCAGCGTCGGTCGAAGTAATAGAGGAC
It contains:
- a CDS encoding RDD family protein; this translates as MNHTPNDESGPLHSFLSPEAVRLDLPVSGPAPRMLAYAIDFVLVGIILILLLVFVFESIPLGARLEHWIRAEILDAARKLAAAKRSSPQPVQIPGLLMAFFLLAQFLVEMGYFIFWEMVSGGRSPGKYFVQLRVVKENGAPIDIRSSVVRNVMRLVDMLPAEYLIGLLSILFSPSAQRLGDHVAGTIVVRLDRPEAAGDMPQLVDATPIVLTREQIARLGPREVQLMRRVLRRAYQTPSTAREALLSEVAHAMRQRLDLPESPGLSALDFLRGVLAAAERASRR
- a CDS encoding stage II sporulation protein M, giving the protein MQITRTRQAREQLEALLDRVERIVGTLSFDDSRELARLYRISSAQLAAMRMHAADPDAIRYLNALCVRAYTRLQVAPPHERRLQDFFFAGMPKVLAATAWLQGIVAVVMLTGVIAGAAIVAENPAVASYCVPASFYPAGRLATLIDSPKARADFLERKPMALGFKSFFSAALFVHNVSVGLLAFASGMLAGIPTLIFVFYNGLSLGAFAWIFSRDSLRLVFWAWLLPHAIPELLGVTLCATAGLLLGRAIVAPGRESTSRALKSAAQPALEMVAASVPLLIAAAIIESFLRQSMLSTAARFGAAAIALGAIGSYVRYVWKLSRMPPPPDLRWLVRSTPPREPRDSDSAPARSPARDRDPAPGRRSAGPAPAPPHAP
- a CDS encoding MoxR family ATPase; this translates as MSNDKLSRDTAWVAEVFASLRAAVGAAVIGQDEAVRLSFVTLLCSGHSLYEGVPGVAKTLLVRTLASTLGIRFGRIQCTPDLMPSDMIGTSVFYANSGEFRFRPGPVFADLLLVDEINRAPAKTQAAMLEAMQERCVTVDGATYPLGEWFTVLATQNPVEQEGTYPLPEAEIDRFLFKINIGYPAESDELRLVALHHAQPTLTEGSAPIIAADDLARARKIVDATTLRDEILGYAVSLVRATRQHPSIAVGASPRAAVWMVRAAKAVAALEGREFVLPEDVQAVIRPTLCHRVILEPGAEVEGMTPSDAIDEVARSVAVPH
- a CDS encoding DUF4350 domain-containing protein, which encodes MIRLPKSFLFSAALLALMLLALNLWLQRNTFIERSSTSLGTGPSGYKGAFELLQELDFTVARSYQLTQQVPPTKTLWFIAPDFLSESAPGFQADVDDLTSWFEAGGVAVVTGDGASDWKRLNLDEKLAVGSRTTIVAGAMLPRSRVLATGGLLHFKHAGQGNSVLLTADGEPFAIEVKVGAGRLIAIADGGFLLNSNIADSDASLLLVDLARHFGPPVFDEHAHGLAEPSSPAALLLHPRLAAAIVFILMTAILWILEQRSIPPRTLADDDSVAPSLDTFVDSLAELYRRARDPRAAYRAYRSNFLRRARQRLSRGLEVSEPAAIKRILRDKTLPDDARHWLTSTELPSTEASFVRAVRALESCSGPTHEQRQA